A stretch of the Lactuca sativa cultivar Salinas chromosome 9, Lsat_Salinas_v11, whole genome shotgun sequence genome encodes the following:
- the LOC111916908 gene encoding uncharacterized protein LOC111916908 — MGNGTNQFLKNAKGLLDGQVRFFNQHLSEPLANLFDLPIKIVLSPFTLPNDISGSAPRGFGIPEFISKLSYSAIFAVAALGTCDIALELGKKVICQRNCQTCNGWNALRCTMCRGTGKVMYQVKNYTLRSGEKATAEAIADAIAENRAELVHLPATMDLNVPLPSKDCDSCDGSGVMKCPESKDKLQVRISADDIIEPPWKAYNIMKKMDYPYEHIIDSMKDPSIAAFWLITMPQIMGGFEYDDEVKQKIWWQYKENMRYDHLRDAVAMRKPGWEYLQEGLISMDPERARNDPVVVKNIPYYKAKAKLEGEVMKLNPPPRPQNWGELNVPLNASSWSEEDLKDPKKLYEMTVLLNAQREIAEKILDDQWETKWRQEKLNKMLEEKLQPYIENIDNGVLSQPILIGAPKNDQKRTRRQRRWWLF, encoded by the exons ATGGGGAATGGCACTAATCAATTCCTCAAGAACGCCAAGGGATTGCTCGATGGTCAAGTCAGATTCTTCAATCAACACTTAAGCGAACCCTTGGCTAACTTGTTCGACTTACCTATCAAAATTGTATTGTCTCCGTTCACTCTCCCTAATGACATTTCCGGCTCCGCTCCTCGTGGTTTTGGCATCCCGGAGTTCATCTCCAAGCTCTCATATTCTGCAATCTTC GCAGTTGCTGCTCTTGGGACATGTGATATCGCACTGGAATTAGGGAAAAAAGTGATTTGTCAAAG AAACTGTCAAACTTGTAATGGATGGAACGCCTTAAGATGTACCATGTGCAGAGGCACAGGGAAGGTCATGTATCAGGTGAAAAACTACACATTAAGAAG TGGTGAAAAAGCAACAGCTGAAGCTATTGCAGATGCCATTGCTGAAAACAGAGCAGAACTTGTTCATCTTCCAGCCACCATGGATCTTAATGTTCCATTGCCATCAAAAGACTGTGATTCCTGTGATGGATCT GGTGTAATGAAATGCCCTGAGTCCAAGGATAAATTACAAGTCAGGATATCTGCTGATGAT ATTATCGAGCCACCATGGAAAGCTTACAACATAATGAAAAAAATGGACTACCCTTATGAG cATATTATTGACAGCATGAAAGATCCAAGCATTGCTGCATTTTGGTTAATCACAATGCCTCAAATCATGGGAGGATTTGAATATGATGATGAAGTCAAACAAAAAATATGGTGGCAATACAag gAAAATATGCGATATGATCACCTTCGTGATGCTGTAGCAATGAGGAAACCTGGATGGGAGTATTTACAAGAA GGATTGATCTCAATGGATCCAGAACGTGCAAGAAATGATCCAGTGGTTGTAAAGAACATTCCTTACTACAAAGCAAAAGCCAAATTAGAAGGAGAAGTTATGAAGCTCAATCCACCACCAAGACCTCAAAACTGGGGG GAGCtaaatgttccattaaatgcatCTTCATGGAGTGAAGAAGATTTAAAAGATCCAAAAAAGTTATATGAAATGACTGTTCTTTTGAACGCACAAAGAGAAATTGCAGAAAAGATTTTAGATGATCAATGGGAGACAAAATGGCGCCAAGAAAAG TTGAACAAGATGTTGGAAGAGAAGCTACAACCGTATATTGAGAATATTGACAATGGTGTTCTTTCTCAACCGATATTAATTGGAGCCCCAAAAAACGATCAAAAG AGGACTCGTCGACAAAGAAGATGGTGGTTGTTTTGA